One part of the Musa acuminata AAA Group cultivar baxijiao chromosome BXJ1-5, Cavendish_Baxijiao_AAA, whole genome shotgun sequence genome encodes these proteins:
- the LOC135673333 gene encoding BTB/POZ domain and ankyrin repeat-containing protein NPR5-like isoform X2, translated as MEETLKALSLDYLNLLINGQAFSDVTFSVEGRLVHAHRCILAARSLFFRRFFCGTDPPSPGLLSSPRGGAASPGAAGGAVIPVNSVSYEVFLLMLQFLYSGQVSVVPQKHEPRPSCGERGCWHTHCTAAVDLALDTLTAARSFGVKQLEQITEQLASMAEKASIEDVMKVLMASRQQDMQQLWTTCSHLVAKSGLPAEVLAKHLPIDVVARIEELRLKSSLARRSSFVAHHHQIDVSGSSADLEDHHHKIRRMRRALDSSDVELVKLMVMGEGLNLDDALALHYAVENCSREVVKALLELGAADVNSPAGPTGKTPLHIAAEMVCPDMVAVLLDHHADPNVRTVDGVTPLDILRTLTSDFLFKGAVPGLSHIEPNKLRLCLELVQSAALVISREEANCGGGTGGAGSNPTTAIYPRMNPGTSACDASSSTSGMVNLSLDSRMVYLNLGMAAQFGGKMNDGGGDGSSSSRSQGGGGGIGPSSMYPAHGFP; from the exons aTGGAGGAGACCCTCAAGGCCCTCTCCTTGGACTACCTCAACCTCCTCATCAATGGCCAGGCCTTCAGCGACGTCACCTTCAGCGTGGAGGGCCGGCTGGTACACGCACACCGCTGCATCCTCGCAGCCCGCAGCCTGTTCTTCCGCAGGTTCTTCTGCGGCACGGACCCCCCGTCGCCGGGGCTGCTGTCGTCGCCCAGGGGGGGCGCCGCGTCCCCCGGGGCCGCCGGAGGCGCCGTCATCCCCGTGAATTCGGTCAGCTACGAGGTGTTCCTGCTGATGCTGCAGTTCCTCTACAGCGGGCAGGTCTCCGTCGTGCCGCAGAAGCACGAGCCCCGCCCCAGTTGCGGCGAGCGCGGATGCTGGCACACCCACTGCACCGCCGCCGTCGACCTAGCCCTCGACACCCTCACCGCCGCCCGCTCCTTTGGCGTCAAGCAGCTCGAGCAGATCACCGAG CAATTGGCCAGCATGGCCGAGAAGGCGTCGATCGAAGACGTGATGAAGGTGCTGATGGCGTCACGGCAGCAAGACATGCAGCAGCTCTGGACCACCTGCTCCCACCTCGTGGCCAAGTCGGGCCTCCCAGCGGAGGTGCTCGCGAAGCACCTCCCCATCGACGTTGTCGCCAGGATCGAGGAGCTGCGCCTCAAGTCCTCCCTCGCCCGTCGGTCCTCCTTCGTAGCCCACCACCACCAGATCGACGTTTCCGGCTCCTCTGCGGACCTCGAGGACCACCACCACAAGATCCGCCGCATGCGCCGCGCGCTCGACTCCTCTGACGTCGAGCTCGTGAAGCTGATGGTCATGGGGGAGGGGCTGAACCTCGATGACGCGCTCGCCCTCCACTACGCCGTCGAGAACTGTAGCCGGGAGGTCGTCAAGGCTCTTCTGGAACTCGGCGCGGCCGATGTCAATTCCCCGGCCGGTCCCACCGGGAAGACGCCACTCCACATCGCGGCCGAAATGGTGTGCCCCGATATGGTCGCCGTCCTCCTCGACCACCACGCTGACCCCAACGTTCGCACCGTCGACGGCGTCACACCGCTCGACATACTCCGCACCCTCACCTCCGACTTCCTCTTCAAGGGCGCGGTACCGGGCCTGTCGCACATCGAGCCCAACAAGCTCCGGCTATGTCTCGAGCTAGTCCAGTCCGCCGCACTGGTCATCTCCCGGGAGGAGGCTAATTGTGGCGGCGGTACTGGTGGTGCTGGAAGCAACCCGACCACGGCCATCTATCCCCGAATGAATCCAGGAACAAGCGCTTGTGATGCAAGCAGCTCCACCTCTGGGATGGTCAACCTTAGCTTGGACTCAAGAATGGTATATCTGAACCTTGGTATGGCGGCACAATTTGGAGGCAAGATGAACGATGGAGGGGGAGACGGAAGCAGCAGCAGTAGATCCCAAGGTGGGGGTGGTGGAATCGGCCCATCCTCCATGTACCCTGCTCATGGCTTCCCATGA
- the LOC135673333 gene encoding BTB/POZ domain and ankyrin repeat-containing protein NPR5-like isoform X1 encodes MEETLKALSLDYLNLLINGQAFSDVTFSVEGRLVHAHRCILAARSLFFRRFFCGTDPPSPGLLSSPRGGAASPGAAGGAVIPVNSVSYEVFLLMLQFLYSGQVSVVPQKHEPRPSCGERGCWHTHCTAAVDLALDTLTAARSFGVKQLEQITEKQLASMAEKASIEDVMKVLMASRQQDMQQLWTTCSHLVAKSGLPAEVLAKHLPIDVVARIEELRLKSSLARRSSFVAHHHQIDVSGSSADLEDHHHKIRRMRRALDSSDVELVKLMVMGEGLNLDDALALHYAVENCSREVVKALLELGAADVNSPAGPTGKTPLHIAAEMVCPDMVAVLLDHHADPNVRTVDGVTPLDILRTLTSDFLFKGAVPGLSHIEPNKLRLCLELVQSAALVISREEANCGGGTGGAGSNPTTAIYPRMNPGTSACDASSSTSGMVNLSLDSRMVYLNLGMAAQFGGKMNDGGGDGSSSSRSQGGGGGIGPSSMYPAHGFP; translated from the exons aTGGAGGAGACCCTCAAGGCCCTCTCCTTGGACTACCTCAACCTCCTCATCAATGGCCAGGCCTTCAGCGACGTCACCTTCAGCGTGGAGGGCCGGCTGGTACACGCACACCGCTGCATCCTCGCAGCCCGCAGCCTGTTCTTCCGCAGGTTCTTCTGCGGCACGGACCCCCCGTCGCCGGGGCTGCTGTCGTCGCCCAGGGGGGGCGCCGCGTCCCCCGGGGCCGCCGGAGGCGCCGTCATCCCCGTGAATTCGGTCAGCTACGAGGTGTTCCTGCTGATGCTGCAGTTCCTCTACAGCGGGCAGGTCTCCGTCGTGCCGCAGAAGCACGAGCCCCGCCCCAGTTGCGGCGAGCGCGGATGCTGGCACACCCACTGCACCGCCGCCGTCGACCTAGCCCTCGACACCCTCACCGCCGCCCGCTCCTTTGGCGTCAAGCAGCTCGAGCAGATCACCGAG AAGCAATTGGCCAGCATGGCCGAGAAGGCGTCGATCGAAGACGTGATGAAGGTGCTGATGGCGTCACGGCAGCAAGACATGCAGCAGCTCTGGACCACCTGCTCCCACCTCGTGGCCAAGTCGGGCCTCCCAGCGGAGGTGCTCGCGAAGCACCTCCCCATCGACGTTGTCGCCAGGATCGAGGAGCTGCGCCTCAAGTCCTCCCTCGCCCGTCGGTCCTCCTTCGTAGCCCACCACCACCAGATCGACGTTTCCGGCTCCTCTGCGGACCTCGAGGACCACCACCACAAGATCCGCCGCATGCGCCGCGCGCTCGACTCCTCTGACGTCGAGCTCGTGAAGCTGATGGTCATGGGGGAGGGGCTGAACCTCGATGACGCGCTCGCCCTCCACTACGCCGTCGAGAACTGTAGCCGGGAGGTCGTCAAGGCTCTTCTGGAACTCGGCGCGGCCGATGTCAATTCCCCGGCCGGTCCCACCGGGAAGACGCCACTCCACATCGCGGCCGAAATGGTGTGCCCCGATATGGTCGCCGTCCTCCTCGACCACCACGCTGACCCCAACGTTCGCACCGTCGACGGCGTCACACCGCTCGACATACTCCGCACCCTCACCTCCGACTTCCTCTTCAAGGGCGCGGTACCGGGCCTGTCGCACATCGAGCCCAACAAGCTCCGGCTATGTCTCGAGCTAGTCCAGTCCGCCGCACTGGTCATCTCCCGGGAGGAGGCTAATTGTGGCGGCGGTACTGGTGGTGCTGGAAGCAACCCGACCACGGCCATCTATCCCCGAATGAATCCAGGAACAAGCGCTTGTGATGCAAGCAGCTCCACCTCTGGGATGGTCAACCTTAGCTTGGACTCAAGAATGGTATATCTGAACCTTGGTATGGCGGCACAATTTGGAGGCAAGATGAACGATGGAGGGGGAGACGGAAGCAGCAGCAGTAGATCCCAAGGTGGGGGTGGTGGAATCGGCCCATCCTCCATGTACCCTGCTCATGGCTTCCCATGA
- the LOC135673335 gene encoding mitochondrial fission 1 protein A-like: MDAKIREFFDSVGSFFSGGDNIPWCDRDIIAGCEREVAESGNAESKNESLMRLSWALVHSRHPEDVNRGIAMLEASLDNSASPLQSREKLYLLAVGYYRNGDYPRSRQLLDRCLEIAPDWRQAQTLRKVVEDRIAKDGVIGIGIAATAVGLLVGGIAAVVARKK, from the exons ATGGACGCCAAGATCCGCGAGTTCTTCGACTCCGTCGGTTCCTTCTTCAGCGGTGGCGATAACATCCCCTGGTGCGATCGCGACATCATCGCC GGCTGTGAAAGAGAGGTTGCAGAGAGTGGGAATGCAGAAAGCAAGAACGAAAGCCTTATGAGGTTGTCCTGGGCTCTTGTTCATTCCAGGCATCCGGAAGATGTGAATCGTGGAATTGCCATGCTTGAAG CTTCCTTGGACAATTCAGCTAGTCCACTGCAATCAAGAGAGAAACTTTATCTGCTGGCTGTTGGGTATTACAGAAATGGAGACTACCCAAGAAGTCGTCAACTCTTGGACCGATGTTTAGAG attgcaCCAGACTGGAGACAGGCTCAAACCCTGAGAAAGGTAGTGGAGGATCGAATTGCTAAAG ATGGCGTGATTGGCATAGGAATTGCTGCAACTGCTGTGGGGCTTCTGGTAGGTGGAATAGCTGCAGTGGTGGCTCGGAAGAAATAA
- the LOC103984240 gene encoding probable calcium-binding protein CML17 yields MKLSVDSLLSSLKRSSSSKNEKKKSRRSVARADASFASNSSFSASSSSEEEYSAVSARQATPRSVLPPGHGKAPVVFLPDEASWLDLFNVFDCDGDGKITKRELEAVLRRLVPDPPTAEEVASMVAEVDRDGDGCISLDEFGALGALLGGGRGGEAELRDAFAVFDADGDGKISAEELLGVFATLGDGGCTLDDCRRMIGGVDTDGDGFVGFDDFVRMMDGQMCH; encoded by the coding sequence ATGAAGCTCAGCGTGGATTCTTTGTTGAGCTCCTTGAAGAGGAGCTCCTCCTCGaagaacgagaagaagaagagcaggcgCTCCGTCGCTCGGGCGGACGCCTCCTTCGCTTCCAACTCTTCTTTTTCTGCTTCTTCCTCTTCCGAGGAGGAGTATTCGGCTGTCTCTGCCCGCCAAGCTACGCCAAGATCCGTCCTCCCGCCGGGCCATGGAAAGGCGCCTGTCGTCTTCCTCCCTGACGAGGCCTCCTGGCTCGACCTCTTCAACGTGTTCGACTGCGACGGGGACGGCAAGATCACGAAGCGGGAGCTGGAGGCGGTACTGCGGCGGCTCGTCCCGGACCCGCCCACTGCGGAGGAGGTGGCATCCATGGTGGCGGAGGTGGACCGCGACGGGGACGGGTGCATCAGCCTGGACGAGTTCGGCGCGCTCGGGGCGTTGCTGGGCGGGGGGCGCGGCGGGGAGGCCGAGCTGCGGGACGCCTTCGCGGTGTTCGACGCGGACGGGGACGGGAAGATCTCGGCGGAGGAGCTTCTGGGCGTGTTCGCCACGCTGGGCGACGGCGGCTGCACGCTCGACGACTGCCGCCGGATGATTGGCGGCGTCGACACCGACGGCGACGGCTTCGTCGGCTTCGATGATTTCGTCCGCATGATGGACGGCCAGATGTGTCACTGA